From the Pseudomonas baltica genome, one window contains:
- a CDS encoding MFS transporter, with protein sequence MDMLAASTPVKAIATHTKAIVFVFCFLGLLADGADLMLLSYSLGSLRQEFGLSSFEAGSLGSITLAGMAIGGIYGGWACDRFGRVKVVFWTTLVFSIGTAMLGFTHSYLQFAGVRFFASLGLGSLFVACNTLMSEYVSTKYRTTVLATLQAGWTVGYLVATLLAGAIIPEHGWRWLFFIAIVPVVLALFVKPLVPEPPAWLAAQAERQRLKREGGGVVVKKPDSLKILFADKAARRMLMLWTLTAGFLQFGYYGVNNWMPSYLEQELHMNFKAMTGYMVGTYAAMIVGKVCSGVLSDALGRRNSFVFGCIGTALLIPAIVYLNSPGNILYLLVFFGFIYGIPVGVVATYMTESFETRVRGSGVGGAYNFGRIGAAFAPAIIGLLAAQVSIAAGMLVMGVAYVITGLIPAFFIRDKIHDPQKA encoded by the coding sequence ATGGACATGCTCGCTGCTTCAACGCCCGTCAAGGCTATCGCCACGCACACCAAAGCCATCGTCTTCGTGTTCTGCTTCCTCGGCCTGCTCGCCGACGGCGCCGACCTCATGCTGCTGTCCTACAGCCTCGGCAGCCTGCGCCAGGAATTCGGCCTGAGCAGCTTCGAAGCCGGCAGCCTGGGCAGCATCACCCTCGCCGGCATGGCCATTGGCGGCATCTACGGCGGCTGGGCCTGCGACCGCTTCGGCCGGGTCAAGGTGGTGTTCTGGACCACCCTGGTGTTCTCCATCGGCACCGCGATGCTGGGCTTCACCCACAGCTACCTGCAGTTCGCCGGAGTGCGCTTCTTCGCCTCACTGGGGCTCGGCTCGTTGTTCGTGGCCTGCAACACGCTGATGTCCGAATACGTCTCGACCAAATACCGCACCACCGTGCTCGCCACCCTGCAGGCCGGCTGGACCGTAGGCTACCTGGTGGCGACGCTGCTGGCCGGCGCGATCATCCCCGAGCATGGCTGGCGCTGGCTGTTCTTCATTGCCATCGTGCCGGTGGTGCTGGCGCTGTTCGTCAAACCGCTGGTGCCCGAGCCGCCCGCCTGGCTGGCCGCCCAGGCCGAACGCCAACGCCTCAAGCGCGAAGGTGGCGGTGTGGTGGTGAAGAAACCCGACTCGCTGAAGATCCTGTTCGCCGACAAGGCCGCGCGGCGCATGCTGATGCTCTGGACCCTGACCGCAGGCTTTTTGCAGTTCGGCTATTACGGGGTCAACAACTGGATGCCCTCGTATCTGGAGCAAGAGCTGCACATGAACTTCAAGGCCATGACCGGCTACATGGTCGGCACCTATGCGGCGATGATCGTCGGCAAGGTGTGCTCCGGGGTGCTGTCCGATGCGCTCGGACGGCGCAATTCGTTTGTGTTCGGGTGTATCGGCACGGCGCTGCTGATTCCGGCGATCGTGTATCTGAATTCACCGGGGAATATTCTTTATCTGCTGGTGTTCTTCGGGTTTATCTATGGGATTCCGGTGGGGGTGGTCGCGACCTATATGACCGAGAGTTTCGAGACGCGGGTGCGGGGCTCCGGGGTCGGTGGCGCCTACAATTTCGGCCGGATTGGGGCGGCATTTGCGCCGGCGATCATCGGGCTGCTGGCCGCGCAGGTGTCGATTGCCGCAGGCATGCTCGTGATGGGGGTGGCGTATGTCATCACTGGTCTGATCCCGGCGTTTTTCATTCGGGACAAGATTCATGATCCGCAGAAAGCCTGA
- a CDS encoding AraC family transcriptional regulator, which translates to MALRKFHEDPARAWSVAQLAREAALSRSGFFERFSRVMGVSPMTYLLTWRMALAKQWLCQDKMAVSEVAQRTGYGSSSTFTVAFTRHTGVSPARYGRTKTPVIAAG; encoded by the coding sequence ATGGCCCTGCGCAAATTTCACGAAGATCCGGCACGGGCTTGGTCGGTGGCACAACTGGCAAGGGAGGCTGCACTCTCCCGATCGGGCTTTTTCGAGCGCTTCAGCCGTGTGATGGGAGTCTCGCCCATGACCTACCTTTTGACATGGCGCATGGCTCTGGCCAAGCAATGGTTATGTCAAGACAAAATGGCTGTCAGCGAAGTGGCGCAGCGTACAGGCTATGGTTCGTCGAGCACCTTTACCGTCGCGTTCACCCGCCATACAGGGGTTTCACCGGCTAGGTATGGAAGAACGAAGACACCGGTTATAGCGGCTGGGTAG